The Bradyrhizobium sp. CCBAU 051011 DNA segment CCTGCGAACGGTTTTAGAGGAGCGCGCCATGATCTTTGATTTCTCGCTTGCCGGCCTCGTCTCGCTCGGCCTGTTGTTCTACCTGACCTACGCGCTGCTGCGGCCAGAACGGTTCTGAGTTCGTCATGACAACGCTCGCCGCCATCATGCTGGCATTCGTTGCGACCACGGCGTTGCTCGTCGTTCTCACCAACCTGTTGTTGACTGCACGGAAATCTTGAGGCTTTGCTATGACACTCATCGGCTGGATTCAGATCATTCTCTACTGCGCCGTCGTCGTCGCGCTGGTAAAGCCGCTCGGCTGGTACATGACGCGCGTCTTCAACGGCGAGTCCACCTTTCTGTCTCCGGTGCTGCGCCCGGTCGAACGCGGGCTGTACTGGATCGGCGGCGTCGATGAGACGCGCGAGCAGCATTGGCTGACCTATA contains these protein-coding regions:
- a CDS encoding K(+)-transporting ATPase subunit F, yielding MIFDFSLAGLVSLGLLFYLTYALLRPERF